The Streptomyces sp. NBC_00440 genome contains a region encoding:
- a CDS encoding response regulator has protein sequence MLNSPGVTRNPPGVTRTTVLLAGDHPIYRSGLRMLLDEVESFHVVGESGTGSDAVAMAHTLRPQVVVMDIVQPGQSIAEVITPITGSCPDTAVLIISPLDEREALLSAMRAGARGYLLNGARWQDLVLGVEMVRAGGLVFDSCASEWVLEHLSRPLSSGARYPAPESGRYDLPRLVRHSDPAGSAESRLPGARRTPARVGAQPVNRL, from the coding sequence ATGTTGAATTCACCTGGCGTCACGCGTAATCCACCTGGTGTCACGCGCACCACCGTGCTGCTCGCAGGTGACCACCCGATCTACCGATCCGGGTTGCGGATGCTGCTCGACGAGGTGGAGTCGTTCCACGTCGTCGGTGAGTCCGGAACGGGTTCGGACGCGGTGGCGATGGCGCACACTCTGCGCCCCCAGGTCGTAGTGATGGACATCGTCCAGCCGGGCCAGAGCATCGCCGAGGTGATCACCCCGATCACCGGCTCCTGCCCGGACACGGCCGTGCTCATCATCAGCCCGCTCGACGAACGGGAGGCCCTGCTCTCCGCGATGCGCGCCGGGGCCCGCGGCTATCTGCTCAACGGCGCCCGCTGGCAGGACCTGGTGCTCGGGGTGGAGATGGTGCGCGCGGGCGGGCTGGTCTTCGATTCCTGCGCTTCCGAGTGGGTGCTGGAACACCTCAGCCGGCCGCTGTCGTCCGGAGCGCGCTACCCCGCGCCGGAGAGCGGCCGGTACGACCTGCCCCGGCTGGTCCGGCACTCCGATCCGGCCGGGTCGGCGGAATCCCGGCTTCCCGGCGCTCGCCGTACGCCCGCGCGAGTCGGGGCCCAGCCCGTCAACCGGCTCTGA
- a CDS encoding FAD-binding oxidoreductase — MNQRFHALRVADVIVETEDARSLVFDVPDDLAGEFHYRPGQFLTVRIPDAEHGSVPRCYSLSSSPHTADPLMVTVKRTPAGRGSDWLLSGVRVGSVVHVQPPEGRFTPASLDGDFLFLAAGSGITPVMSIIKSVLAAGSGRLTLIYANRDERSVIFGKQLAGLAATHPDRFTLRHWLESRHGLPDAAGLRAPAAPFRDRDAFVCGPEPFVAGAVDALAALGVPRERTHLEQFRLPNRTAFPEPSPGGDPSALTSRSVKSLQMMLP, encoded by the coding sequence ATGAACCAGCGTTTCCACGCGTTACGGGTGGCCGACGTGATCGTCGAGACGGAGGACGCCCGCTCGCTGGTGTTCGACGTTCCCGACGACCTCGCCGGGGAATTCCATTACCGGCCTGGGCAGTTCCTCACGGTGCGCATTCCCGATGCCGAGCACGGGTCCGTCCCCCGCTGCTATTCGCTGTCGAGTTCACCGCACACCGCGGATCCCTTGATGGTGACGGTCAAGCGGACGCCGGCCGGCCGCGGCTCCGACTGGCTGCTCAGCGGCGTGCGCGTCGGCAGTGTGGTGCACGTCCAGCCGCCGGAGGGTCGGTTCACCCCTGCCTCGCTCGACGGCGACTTCCTCTTCCTGGCTGCCGGAAGCGGTATCACCCCGGTGATGTCGATCATCAAGTCGGTACTGGCCGCCGGTTCCGGCCGGCTCACCCTGATCTACGCCAACCGCGACGAGCGTTCGGTGATCTTCGGGAAGCAGCTGGCCGGACTGGCCGCCACCCATCCGGACCGGTTCACCCTCCGGCACTGGCTGGAGTCCCGGCACGGGCTGCCGGACGCCGCCGGACTGCGGGCGCCGGCCGCACCGTTCCGCGACCGCGACGCGTTTGTGTGCGGCCCGGAGCCGTTCGTGGCCGGTGCGGTCGACGCCCTGGCTGCGCTGGGGGTTCCCCGTGAGCGGACCCACCTGGAACAATTCCGACTGCCGAACCGCACTGCGTTCCCGGAGCCGTCGCCCGGCGGAGATCCGTCGGCGCTGACATCACGGAGCGTCAAAAGCCTTCAGATGATGCTGCCTTGA
- a CDS encoding O-methyltransferase: MAKRLRMLMRMGHLTRTGQVGDGREEALADYVLSHAVPGDVDDAIRLIDKYAYQQASLINIGDEKGLLLDAAVRRVKPRLLLELGTYCGYSALRMARVMPPEARLCSIEFSAANASVAERIWKHAGLGDRVSVLHGTLGDDGRTIERLTTEHGFGPGRLDFVFVDHIARAYLPDLQRILGQRWLHPGSTVLADNMKVPGAPRYRAYLREREGTEWRTRERHTHVEYQSWVKDLVLESEYLPSEVAAGTGGTGPTPA; encoded by the coding sequence ATGGCGAAACGGCTGCGAATGCTGATGCGGATGGGGCACCTGACCCGGACGGGTCAGGTCGGTGACGGGCGGGAGGAGGCGCTCGCCGACTATGTGCTCTCGCACGCGGTCCCCGGGGACGTCGACGACGCGATCCGGCTGATCGACAAGTACGCCTACCAGCAGGCCTCGCTGATCAACATCGGCGACGAGAAGGGGCTGCTGCTGGACGCCGCGGTGCGGCGGGTCAAGCCCCGGCTGCTGCTGGAGCTCGGTACGTACTGCGGGTACAGCGCCCTGCGGATGGCCCGGGTGATGCCGCCGGAGGCCCGACTCTGCTCGATCGAGTTCAGCGCGGCGAACGCCTCGGTGGCCGAACGCATCTGGAAGCACGCCGGGTTGGGCGACCGGGTCAGCGTGCTGCACGGCACGCTCGGGGACGACGGCCGCACCATCGAGCGCCTCACCACCGAGCACGGCTTCGGCCCCGGCCGGCTGGACTTCGTCTTCGTCGACCACATCGCCCGGGCCTATCTGCCGGACCTGCAACGCATCCTCGGCCAGCGGTGGCTGCACCCGGGCTCGACCGTGCTCGCCGACAACATGAAGGTGCCCGGCGCGCCGCGCTACCGCGCGTATCTGCGCGAGCGGGAGGGCACGGAGTGGCGCACCCGTGAGCGCCACACCCACGTCGAATACCAGTCGTGGGTCAAGGACCTGGTGCTGGAGTCGGAGTACCTGCCATCCGAGGTTGCCGCCGGAACCGGCGGCACCGGCCCCACACCCGCGTGA
- a CDS encoding class I SAM-dependent methyltransferase yields the protein MTATADKTAIRTALWRALHVQADPGPHVFEDELGARLVAPGGDWRSRPDMDPVRSARARASIVARARFTEDLVVEQAARGIDQYVILGAGLDTFAQRRPEGAGGVRVFEVDQPETQAWKRARLNELGYGIPEGLRMVPVDFEADDDWWQRLTENGFDPGRPAVLACSGVTMYLTRDAVAATLRKAAALAEGSAVAITFMQPAGLVDPEERAAREGVERAARADGTPFHSFFGPDDILALAKEAGFRDAEHVSAGDLAARYFAGRTDGLRPSTIEELLLATT from the coding sequence GTGACGGCGACGGCGGACAAGACCGCGATTCGGACCGCGTTGTGGCGGGCTCTGCACGTCCAGGCCGATCCCGGGCCGCATGTTTTCGAGGACGAACTCGGCGCACGGCTGGTGGCGCCGGGCGGCGACTGGCGGTCCCGGCCGGACATGGACCCGGTGCGCAGCGCCCGGGCGCGCGCATCCATCGTGGCCCGGGCCCGGTTCACCGAGGACCTGGTCGTCGAGCAGGCCGCCCGGGGCATCGACCAGTACGTCATCCTCGGCGCCGGGCTCGACACCTTCGCGCAGCGGCGGCCGGAGGGCGCCGGGGGAGTACGGGTCTTCGAGGTGGACCAGCCGGAGACGCAGGCGTGGAAGCGGGCGCGGCTGAACGAGCTGGGCTACGGGATCCCCGAGGGGCTCCGCATGGTCCCTGTCGACTTCGAGGCGGACGACGACTGGTGGCAGCGCCTGACCGAGAACGGCTTCGACCCCGGCCGGCCGGCGGTGCTGGCCTGCTCCGGGGTCACCATGTACCTCACCAGGGACGCGGTGGCCGCCACACTCCGCAAGGCCGCGGCCCTCGCCGAGGGTTCCGCCGTGGCCATCACGTTCATGCAGCCGGCCGGCCTGGTCGACCCGGAGGAGCGGGCCGCCCGGGAAGGCGTGGAGCGCGCCGCGCGCGCCGACGGGACGCCGTTCCACAGCTTCTTCGGCCCGGACGACATCCTGGCGCTGGCCAAGGAAGCCGGGTTCCGGGACGCCGAGCATGTCTCCGCGGGCGATCTCGCCGCGCGCTACTTCGCCGGCCGGACCGACGGCCTCCGGCCGTCGACCATCGAGGAACTGCTGCTCGCCACCACCTGA
- a CDS encoding VOC family protein produces the protein MVKPIPDGYAELTAYLSVADADEAIAFYTRAFGAKELQRYTAPNGTVPHAQIQIGGTVVMLSDESPAAGLPGPRALGGTPVTLYLFVADVDAAFDRAVQAGAEEKRPVENHFFGERTGQVVDPFGHRWTLATRIEDVSPEEFERRANAYVQGRS, from the coding sequence GTGGTCAAGCCGATTCCGGACGGCTACGCCGAACTGACGGCGTATCTGTCCGTGGCCGACGCGGACGAGGCGATCGCCTTCTACACCCGGGCTTTCGGGGCGAAGGAACTACAGCGGTACACCGCGCCCAACGGCACGGTGCCGCACGCGCAGATCCAGATCGGCGGCACCGTCGTGATGCTGTCCGACGAGTCCCCCGCGGCCGGACTGCCCGGCCCCAGGGCCCTCGGCGGCACGCCGGTCACCCTGTACCTGTTCGTGGCGGACGTGGACGCCGCCTTCGACCGGGCCGTGCAGGCCGGGGCGGAGGAGAAGCGCCCGGTCGAGAACCATTTCTTCGGCGAACGGACCGGGCAGGTCGTCGACCCGTTCGGCCACCGCTGGACGCTCGCCACCCGTATCGAGGACGTGAGCCCGGAGGAGTTCGAACGCCGCGCGAACGCGTACGTCCAGGGCAGGAGCTGA
- a CDS encoding pyridoxal phosphate-dependent aminotransferase, protein MSAPARQAAQTYNTSVPSADSLVRLHLSESPFGASPAAVVAVTGELDRINRYPSPEREGLVQRLSRYWEVPEEQIAVANGSDELVLATALTLGDLERPGLVTAGTFPGYPAALERIGRGAVQVPLDGPRIDSAAFAERLPECGIGYVCNPHNPCGTALPGSALDTLVAAARSSGTPLVFDEAYHEFCPPDQPQARSRLRDGTPVLALRTFSKAYGLAALRVGYALGPAELIAEVRRTLTVLPFSVNRAAQAAAVAALADQEFLDRVRQESTERRRWFCAELDRRGYRYLPSVTNFVAVTVAASGKAQDILARDHGILVRDTGMFGFPGHLRVSLGTEEELRTFLDALDQVTAGAR, encoded by the coding sequence ATGAGCGCTCCGGCCCGGCAAGCGGCCCAGACCTACAACACCAGTGTGCCGTCGGCGGATTCGCTGGTGCGGTTGCACCTCAGCGAGAGTCCGTTCGGCGCGAGCCCGGCTGCGGTCGTGGCAGTGACCGGGGAACTGGACCGGATCAACCGCTATCCGTCGCCGGAGCGCGAGGGGCTCGTCCAACGCCTCAGCAGGTACTGGGAGGTTCCCGAGGAGCAGATCGCGGTGGCCAACGGCAGCGACGAGCTGGTGCTGGCGACCGCGCTCACCCTCGGCGACCTGGAGCGCCCCGGTCTCGTCACCGCCGGCACCTTCCCCGGCTACCCGGCGGCGCTGGAGCGCATCGGCCGGGGCGCCGTGCAGGTACCGCTCGACGGTCCCCGGATCGACTCCGCGGCGTTCGCGGAGCGGCTCCCCGAATGCGGCATCGGCTATGTGTGCAACCCGCACAACCCGTGCGGCACCGCGCTGCCTGGGTCTGCGCTCGACACGCTGGTCGCCGCGGCGCGCAGCAGCGGCACCCCGCTCGTTTTCGACGAGGCGTACCACGAGTTCTGCCCGCCGGACCAGCCGCAGGCCAGGAGCCGGCTGCGGGACGGCACCCCGGTGCTCGCCCTGCGCACCTTCTCCAAGGCCTACGGTCTCGCGGCCCTGCGCGTCGGCTATGCGCTCGGTCCCGCCGAGCTGATCGCCGAGGTGCGCCGGACGCTGACGGTGCTGCCGTTCAGCGTGAACCGTGCCGCGCAGGCCGCGGCGGTGGCGGCCCTCGCGGACCAGGAGTTCCTGGACCGCGTCCGGCAGGAGAGCACGGAGCGGCGCCGCTGGTTCTGCGCCGAGCTCGACCGACGCGGTTACCGCTATCTGCCCTCGGTCACCAACTTCGTTGCTGTCACGGTCGCCGCATCCGGCAAGGCCCAGGACATCCTTGCCAGGGACCACGGCATCCTCGTGCGCGACACCGGGATGTTCGGCTTCCCCGGTCATCTGCGGGTCTCCCTCGGCACCGAGGAGGAGCTGCGGACGTTCCTCGACGCGCTCGACCAGGTCACCGCAGGCGCGCGGTAG
- a CDS encoding cupin domain-containing protein, with protein sequence MTVQDPSTAADAEIITALPIPLAIAGHHRPAPFYVTADMFGGLPVQLAGGELSKLVGRPVAAPHTHDVDELYFLVSPEPGQARIEVQLDGVRHTLASPAVMRIPAGSEHCFLTLEAAVGSYCFGILVGDHL encoded by the coding sequence GTGACGGTACAGGACCCGTCGACCGCTGCGGATGCGGAGATCATCACCGCACTGCCCATCCCCCTCGCGATCGCCGGGCATCACCGGCCCGCGCCCTTCTACGTCACCGCGGACATGTTCGGCGGGCTGCCGGTGCAGCTCGCCGGCGGCGAGCTCAGCAAGCTCGTGGGCCGGCCCGTCGCCGCTCCGCACACCCATGACGTCGACGAGCTCTACTTCCTGGTCTCACCCGAGCCCGGCCAGGCCCGTATCGAGGTCCAACTCGACGGCGTGCGCCACACGCTGGCCTCACCGGCGGTGATGCGGATACCGGCCGGCAGTGAGCACTGCTTCCTCACCCTGGAGGCAGCGGTGGGGAGTTACTGCTTCGGGATCCTGGTGGGAGATCACCTGTGA
- a CDS encoding SAM-dependent methyltransferase — translation MSSAYALPAEWQGQALTPLNPDTAFNGYICAHVVHALEQLGVFQQLAADRTLDISSFCEKNALDGAVFRSLVQAAESFGYLDVHGDRVQATTVSEDIARALGFFTWGVGGYHDVFANAAPLARGDRRFGADLHRDEAMVALGSAQADTALMRHILDEEIAGIDFRTLVDLGAGVSERVSRLVKNRPGSRGVGIDISRPATELAHRTVAKYGLDGTVQPVCADVLDILFKEHEVDGSGAADIVMSFMFLHDLLADPKRREEVIPRLRKAFPQAHTFLLADTTIRPRSDGEDSRLPVFSSGFELAHALMGVPIYTREEYEQLFQRGGMQLRRTVPFGAPHTYLFVLEAS, via the coding sequence TTGTCGTCGGCATACGCACTCCCTGCGGAATGGCAGGGCCAGGCGCTGACCCCGTTGAATCCGGACACCGCGTTCAACGGCTATATCTGCGCACACGTGGTGCACGCGCTGGAACAGCTCGGAGTTTTCCAGCAGTTGGCAGCTGACCGGACGCTCGACATTTCCTCGTTCTGCGAGAAGAACGCACTGGACGGCGCCGTTTTCCGGTCGCTCGTCCAGGCCGCGGAATCGTTCGGGTACCTCGATGTCCACGGTGACCGGGTCCAGGCGACCACCGTCAGCGAGGACATCGCCCGGGCCCTGGGTTTCTTCACCTGGGGCGTCGGCGGCTACCACGACGTGTTCGCCAACGCGGCGCCCCTCGCCCGCGGCGACCGCCGGTTCGGCGCCGATCTGCACCGCGACGAGGCCATGGTCGCGCTCGGCTCCGCCCAGGCCGACACCGCGCTGATGCGCCACATCCTCGACGAGGAGATCGCCGGCATCGACTTCCGTACCCTGGTCGACCTCGGCGCGGGCGTCAGCGAGCGGGTCTCCCGACTGGTCAAGAACCGGCCCGGCAGCCGTGGGGTCGGCATCGACATCAGCCGGCCCGCCACCGAGCTGGCGCACCGGACGGTCGCCAAGTACGGCCTGGACGGCACCGTGCAGCCGGTCTGCGCGGACGTACTCGACATCCTCTTCAAGGAGCACGAGGTCGACGGCAGCGGCGCGGCCGACATCGTGATGAGCTTCATGTTCCTGCACGACCTGCTGGCCGATCCGAAGCGCCGCGAAGAGGTCATCCCCCGGCTGCGCAAGGCGTTCCCGCAGGCGCACACCTTCCTGCTGGCCGACACCACGATCCGGCCGCGCAGCGACGGCGAGGACTCCCGGCTGCCGGTCTTCTCCAGCGGTTTCGAACTCGCCCACGCGCTGATGGGCGTGCCCATCTACACCCGCGAGGAGTACGAGCAGCTCTTCCAGCGCGGCGGGATGCAGTTGCGCCGCACGGTGCCGTTCGGCGCTCCGCACACGTATCTGTTCGTCCTGGAGGCGTCGTGA
- a CDS encoding NAD(P)/FAD-dependent oxidoreductase codes for MPDRKNSTELLIIGGGVIGVSIAYHCAKAGIDVLLLEKDQFGTATTSQTARAFRTYFPKKPHDTELAVRSLPDFNSFAATMNTDLGMKRLGLLTILTSPEQTAEIEALLPAHREVGADVQLLTPAQAVEYNPWLDASTIEAAVWSPECYRIKPEAMVKGYADAATKLGARLLTGTEVTGIDARTGEVTTTAGEFTADAIVIAAGPWGGDVAKLAGMELPVWGQFAELLYTDPISDQEVDTPFTFHPVSGLKTMGRGNGFLVGLERISKQKGLRDLWFEAAVDELPKWYPKAAGAKLHSAWTGTLDVTPTKSALMGRGEGEHERILFAAGFTGHGLAHAPTAGRIVRDLHRGVKPEVDLTPFSLATNLAQKPA; via the coding sequence ATGCCTGACCGGAAGAACTCCACCGAACTGCTGATCATAGGCGGCGGCGTGATCGGCGTGTCGATCGCCTACCACTGCGCCAAGGCCGGCATCGACGTGCTCCTGCTGGAGAAGGACCAGTTCGGCACGGCCACCACGTCGCAGACCGCGCGGGCGTTCCGCACCTACTTCCCGAAGAAGCCGCACGACACCGAACTGGCCGTCCGGAGCCTGCCCGACTTCAACTCGTTCGCGGCGACGATGAACACCGACCTCGGGATGAAGCGCCTCGGGCTGCTCACGATCCTGACCAGCCCCGAGCAGACGGCCGAGATCGAGGCGCTGCTGCCGGCCCACCGCGAGGTGGGCGCCGACGTCCAGCTGCTCACCCCCGCCCAGGCCGTCGAGTACAACCCCTGGCTGGACGCCTCCACCATCGAGGCCGCGGTCTGGTCCCCGGAGTGCTACCGCATCAAGCCGGAAGCGATGGTCAAGGGGTACGCGGACGCGGCGACGAAGCTCGGCGCCCGGCTGCTGACCGGCACCGAGGTGACCGGCATCGATGCCCGTACCGGTGAAGTGACCACCACGGCAGGCGAGTTCACGGCGGACGCGATCGTCATCGCGGCCGGGCCGTGGGGTGGCGACGTCGCCAAGCTCGCCGGCATGGAGCTGCCGGTGTGGGGCCAGTTCGCCGAACTGCTCTACACCGACCCGATCTCCGACCAAGAGGTCGATACGCCCTTCACCTTCCACCCCGTCTCCGGCCTGAAGACGATGGGGCGCGGCAACGGCTTCCTGGTCGGCCTGGAGCGCATCTCCAAGCAGAAGGGGTTGCGGGACCTCTGGTTCGAGGCGGCCGTCGATGAGCTGCCGAAGTGGTACCCCAAGGCGGCGGGCGCCAAGCTGCACAGCGCCTGGACCGGGACACTGGACGTCACCCCGACGAAGTCGGCGCTGATGGGCCGGGGTGAGGGCGAGCACGAGCGGATCCTCTTCGCGGCCGGCTTCACCGGTCACGGCCTGGCCCACGCCCCGACCGCCGGCCGGATCGTCCGCGACCTGCACCGCGGCGTCAAGCCGGAGGTCGATCTGACCCCCTTCTCCCTCGCCACCAACCTGGCGCAGAAGCCGGCCTGA
- a CDS encoding NAD(P)/FAD-dependent oxidoreductase — MPRQGNTTDMLIVGGGVTALSIAYHCARADIDVVLLGPDAETAAAPAARPVRTYQPGKVHNSELTVRSLADYRAFTPAGGADLVLSDVGWLVVPNGRREAAGLERELTAQRAAGVELEPLTADRARAYNPWLDPAGDGSAIWCPQSYLLDVDKVMRGYAAGAREHGARLLTGHTVTGLDAKSGRVTTARGEFTAETVVLAAEAGSGELAASAGLELPLWAQSAELFRTDPVLADGELDVPFTVHPATGLKTLGAGRSFLVGLERISRRQDMRDVWFKEAAGELATRYPKLKGVGLHTVWTGTVDVTPARTACIGRASGVHERIFVAAGYTGQDLGQAPATGRIIRDLYLGRSPGVDLTPFALTPSAPN, encoded by the coding sequence ATGCCTCGCCAGGGGAACACCACTGACATGCTCATCGTCGGCGGCGGAGTGACGGCGCTTTCGATCGCATATCACTGCGCACGGGCGGACATCGATGTCGTCCTGCTCGGTCCTGACGCCGAGACCGCCGCCGCGCCGGCCGCCCGCCCGGTACGCACCTATCAACCGGGGAAGGTCCACAACTCCGAGCTGACGGTACGCAGCCTCGCGGACTACCGTGCGTTCACCCCGGCCGGGGGCGCCGACCTGGTGCTCTCGGACGTCGGGTGGCTGGTCGTGCCGAACGGCCGGCGGGAAGCCGCCGGGCTGGAGCGGGAGTTGACGGCCCAGCGCGCCGCAGGCGTGGAACTGGAGCCGCTGACCGCGGACCGGGCCCGCGCGTACAACCCCTGGCTGGACCCGGCCGGCGACGGGTCCGCGATCTGGTGCCCGCAGTCCTACCTCCTCGACGTGGACAAGGTGATGCGGGGCTATGCCGCCGGCGCGCGGGAACACGGCGCCCGGCTGCTGACCGGCCATACGGTGACCGGGCTGGACGCGAAGAGCGGCCGGGTCACCACCGCCCGCGGCGAGTTCACCGCGGAGACCGTCGTCCTCGCGGCCGAGGCCGGCAGCGGCGAACTCGCGGCCTCGGCCGGGCTGGAACTCCCGCTGTGGGCGCAGTCCGCCGAGCTGTTCCGCACCGACCCGGTCCTCGCCGACGGAGAGCTCGACGTCCCCTTCACCGTGCACCCGGCGACCGGGCTGAAGACGCTGGGCGCCGGCCGCTCCTTCCTGGTCGGTCTGGAGCGCATCTCCCGGCGGCAGGACATGCGGGACGTGTGGTTCAAGGAGGCCGCCGGTGAGCTGGCCACGCGGTATCCGAAGCTCAAGGGCGTCGGACTGCACACCGTGTGGACCGGGACGGTGGACGTCACCCCGGCCAGGACGGCGTGCATCGGCAGAGCGAGCGGCGTGCACGAGCGGATCTTCGTCGCGGCCGGGTACACGGGCCAGGATCTCGGCCAGGCGCCCGCCACCGGCCGGATCATCCGCGATCTGTACCTCGGCCGCTCCCCCGGTGTCGACCTCACGCCGTTCGCGCTCACGCCGTCCGCGCCGAATTAA
- a CDS encoding IS701 family transposase has translation MHRKTMRILDGMHRLKAAELRGDQSIEVVFFDGDEEDAFVAAVSSNARHGMPLSFDDRTAAATRILNSRPHWPDPTIAAVTGLDPRTVRALRGLLDVPDPQPTNLVPLQRPRPAAPPRYTGLPGKTPASRLSTPVHQVAQEFELEPRTVVDVLNRLRRGLREVPEVPYGAGPESPSVALPAPAAPAPRTPGDRPPLLGHTGLSDATEILLDRVCDELFATLTRRDQRLRARQYLRGLLGTPGRKSIRNIAASVDDPGIDQRLHHFISDSTWNWEPVRTALTRYVARTMEPEAWVIRPVLIPKAGQQAVAVSRRFCPTRGKAVNGQQAVGVLAASETASTPVSWRLQVPKDWVEDPHRRGRAGMPDDISAESLGECTAHALLHVLARTGGPDRPVVLDGRDMEHVQILRPLHAAEVPLLVRIPAAMPLQINDPALAGHRSHGPLTARRIVEVARFRRRPVDGPDPAVEKGHLITTVGVQWPAGSQHLHPGAEAPLRLIAVSPVGENVCEELWLTTLTTVPAATVLKLSRLVRRVDRDLDSVSQHVGIWDFSGRSFPGWHRHVTLASIANLVRLLARTDYRADLA, from the coding sequence GTGCACCGCAAGACCATGCGGATCCTGGACGGAATGCACCGGCTGAAGGCCGCGGAACTACGCGGCGACCAGTCGATCGAAGTGGTCTTCTTCGACGGGGACGAGGAGGACGCGTTCGTCGCCGCGGTGTCGTCCAACGCCCGGCACGGAATGCCCCTCTCCTTCGACGACCGCACCGCGGCGGCCACCCGGATCCTCAACTCGCGCCCGCACTGGCCGGATCCCACGATCGCCGCGGTGACCGGACTCGACCCGAGGACCGTACGTGCGCTCCGCGGCCTCCTGGACGTCCCCGACCCGCAGCCGACCAATCTGGTCCCGCTGCAACGCCCCCGCCCGGCGGCGCCGCCGCGGTACACCGGACTCCCCGGGAAGACGCCGGCCTCGCGGCTCTCCACCCCGGTCCACCAGGTTGCGCAGGAATTCGAACTGGAGCCGCGCACCGTCGTCGACGTGCTGAACCGGCTGCGCCGGGGCCTGCGCGAGGTACCCGAAGTCCCTTACGGCGCCGGGCCGGAGAGCCCGTCCGTGGCACTGCCCGCCCCGGCGGCGCCGGCACCGCGCACCCCGGGCGACCGGCCGCCCCTGCTGGGGCACACCGGCCTGTCCGACGCGACGGAGATCCTCCTCGACCGGGTCTGCGACGAGTTGTTCGCCACCCTCACCCGGCGCGACCAACGGCTGAGGGCCCGCCAGTACCTGCGGGGGCTGCTGGGCACGCCCGGCCGGAAGAGCATCCGGAACATCGCGGCCTCCGTCGACGACCCGGGGATCGACCAGCGGTTGCACCACTTCATCAGCGACTCCACCTGGAACTGGGAACCCGTCCGCACCGCGCTCACCCGCTACGTGGCGCGGACCATGGAGCCCGAGGCATGGGTGATCCGCCCGGTGCTCATCCCCAAGGCGGGCCAGCAGGCGGTGGCGGTGAGCCGGCGGTTCTGCCCGACCCGGGGGAAGGCCGTCAACGGCCAGCAGGCGGTCGGCGTCCTCGCGGCGTCCGAGACGGCCAGCACCCCGGTGAGCTGGCGCCTCCAAGTGCCCAAGGACTGGGTCGAGGACCCGCACCGGCGCGGGCGGGCGGGGATGCCCGACGACATCAGCGCCGAGTCCCTCGGCGAGTGCACGGCCCACGCCCTTCTGCACGTACTGGCCCGCACCGGGGGCCCCGACCGTCCGGTGGTGCTCGACGGGCGCGACATGGAACACGTCCAGATCCTCCGGCCGCTGCACGCCGCGGAAGTGCCCCTGCTCGTACGGATCCCGGCGGCCATGCCCTTGCAGATCAACGACCCGGCGCTGGCCGGGCACCGCTCGCACGGGCCGCTCACCGCGCGCCGGATCGTGGAGGTGGCCCGGTTCCGCCGCCGGCCGGTCGACGGCCCCGATCCCGCGGTCGAGAAGGGCCACTTGATCACCACCGTCGGCGTCCAGTGGCCCGCCGGCTCCCAGCACCTCCACCCGGGCGCGGAGGCGCCGCTGCGGCTGATCGCGGTCAGCCCGGTGGGGGAGAACGTGTGCGAGGAGTTGTGGCTGACGACCTTGACGACGGTGCCGGCCGCGACCGTACTGAAATTGTCCAGGCTCGTGCGCCGGGTGGACCGAGATCTGGATTCGGTTTCCCAGCACGTCGGAATCTGGGATTTCAGCGGCCGGTCCTTTCCCGGCTGGCACCGGCACGTCACGCTCGCCTCCATTGCGAATCTCGTGCGTTTGCTGGCCCGGACCGATTACCGGGCCGACCTTGCGTAA